tataagcaaatatttatataaccaaatatttattttatgtaaaacaccagatttaaataaaaaattaaataaatatttgtatttatttaaaacattaattaaataaacaaggTTCGAAAAAAAAAGGCATAAAAGGGAATCGAGTTTTACTAGATGTTGAGGTCTATTTTCATAGTTTTCTTAAGATAGATTCGACCGCTCCTATGGTACTTGGAGAAATGTTGGTCGACTGTCTCCCAAGATACAACAACAAGATGATCGAAGCAGTAGCACCACTACAGTGATCAAAGAACAGATCTTACCTTCCTCTACCATGGAAACGTATGAAAAtatagagagaaaaagaaaagaattttctGGAGCAAAATAGAATTCAATGTGTGTGTATCAAAAAATTCTATAGAATTCTTTAGTCTTTTATAGACATTCAATATGGTAGGATTGTGGAAATTTCCATGAATAAATATACAAATATGCATTAAAGGAGCCTTTAAATCAATTTGAATAAAATCAAATCAAGATATATGTTCTTTTAAAATAGATTCTGTATAACATTTGCTGAGAAAAACAAATTTCATGTTGGGCTTAAAAAATTTGCAAGTCGTTATTGAGCCCAACATTTCACGTCACCTATGTCGTGTAGGTGTGCCCAAACCCCAATAGGTTTGGATTTGTGCCCCTTACATGAAACAAGATTTCAAGCTTAATCATTAATAATCTTTTAAGAAGGTTctcatttatatacatatatcacatttgatatttaaccaatgtgggattTAAGCTTTTCTTTTCCTTAACAAATATTCATAAGTAGCTTATTTTGagtatcaatttctcattcaccacTCAACTATTTTGTGCATATGATATACCGTTGTAAAAGTCTCATGGGGTATaatataaaattgtaattttatgatttaaCTCTCTACCTTTACCAATCGAGAATATgcctaaattttttaaaaattacattgTTCCAACATGGTTGATGATATAATTAAACATTTATATGTGGCATGCTATATGTACCTCATTCTAATGTATAGGAATAAGCTTTTAACTGtagaaatggataaaattttaataaaatatcaatTTACTTTTTGATTTAATGCATAGGAATTACTTTAGCTTTTTTTTGCgtaaaaataacaatatataatatGTTTCTTAATTTAAGAGCTTTAATGATACTTTTACCATAACAATTatagttaatttaataaaaataatggtTAAATTGGTAGAAATAAGAGATTTGAGAGGGTGACTAAGGATTTAAAAGTGACACGGGTGTTTTCGACGCTGGTGGAGGAGATGAAAGCCATTGGACGTGTGGAAGACGATTCAACATACACCGAAGTAATGGTCCCAATGGCCCACAGTCAGCGCAGCCCCGTCCTCCTGTTTATGGGCGGTGGTATGGGTGCTGGCAAAAGCACCGTTCTCAAAGATATACTCAAAGAGTAAGACAACCTCCACCTACCTACCCTCCTTTAATTCTTCAAAATGATGATACTTGCTGAGTATAATTTGCAGATCATTTTGGGGAGGAGCGGCCGCAAATGCGGTGGTGGTAGAGGCGGATGCTTTCAAAGAAACTGATGTTATTTTTAGAGCTCTCGCCTCTAGGGGTCACCACCATGATATGCTTCAAACAGCTGAACTAGTAAACATTTCTTCCATTAAAACTTTGGATAAGTTACACCATTACTAATTTTTGTTTTAGtccattaaaaaaattataatttggttggtaaatattgagaagttttatttaaatcattgaactatttaaaagtttttatttaagtcattgggttgttaaatttatttttctttaaaaaattcaGTTAGCGAGCTCTAAGGGTTGATTCAAGGATTGATACAGTGCATCAGTACCCTTCGACAAGTAGAAAAATATACCTTATCTCCAAGTCAATTTGACGATTAGTGTTGAATATTGAAGAGAAAAATTGTTTAAATATTGATAAATAAATTTGTGACGTTTAAAactgttttatggaagaaaaaaCATTGAACAGTAGAAAAGAAACGAAAATAGAGCTTTTTGATTGGTGTAGGCAATACGAATAGAGAAAGTCATATATCATTAACAGcccaatgatttaaataaaaacttttaaatagttaagtgatcaaaacgaaaatttactcataatttagtgactaatgatataatttactttaaaacttttaattaagcaaatgattatttatttaataacttagttgtatataaatataatcagGTTCATCAATCCTCGACTGACGCTGCATCATCATTGCTAGTGACAGCATTGAATGAAGGCCGGGATGTGGTAATGGATGGAACATTATCATGGGAGCCATTTGTGGAGCAGACGATTGCCATGGCTCGAAATGTTCACAAACACCAATACCGGATGGGGGTTGGCTACAAAGTGGATGAAGATGGCACCATTATTGAGAACTATTGGGAACAGGTCCAAGAACAACAAAATGCTGACGAGACACATAGGAAACCATACAGAATAGAACTCGTTGGGGTGGTTTGTGACGCTTATCTAGCTGTTGTTAGGGGAATAAGGTAAAAGGCAgaccaacatttttacaattaatTATTggtgtatatacatacatatatatatttataaatttatatatgggCTTGGGAATTTTGTAGGAGAGCTATAATGGTGAAAAGAGCAGTGAGGGTAAAATCGCAGttaaaatcgcataaaatgtttGCAAGTGCATTTCCAATATATTGCCAACTTGTCGATAATGCCAGACTCTATTGCACCAACGCTCTGGGAGGTCCCCCAAAGGTAAAATGGCTTACAATTAATTTATTATTGAGGTTTCGAAatgttgtgattttttttttaaatttcttttgaaaagtttaataatatttatcattATTGTTAAAAAAACTATTGAGaggataaaatattaattttaaacataattttataaaataaaagattaaatgggaagataaaaaaaataaattcattGAAAAACAGTTttcaaaagctaaaaattttggcTTAGTTTAAAACATCAGTTTATAATTAAGGTTTAGTttaactaatttttaatttttaaaatcaagGTTGAGAagtccttttcaactttaatgaGAAACAAAGTCTTACTCTTTAGCGAGAATTTGTGTTTGTGTAAATGATATGCTTTTTAAATTCAGTTGAACTTAATATGAAGCGAGATGATTAagttttaattctattttaaattacttattacttttttaaatactatttttaatttaatgttgAATATTTTTTCTTTCcacaaaattttaaacataaaggtcttaagtattatatattattataaatttatttttatgtaatataaataataatatataaatataaaaatagaataGAATAATATATTACAATATTAAAAAATGGGGTTCGCTGGATGGGTGGAATTGCATGCTTAGGCGGATACGTAGACCATTGTACATGTATAATTTGTGTTTTCTTTTGTCTTAAGGTGTACTTTTATATGTAAAACAAATGCAGTTGATAGCGTGGAAAGATGGAGAAAACAAGTTATTGATAGACCCAGATGAAATTAAATGTTTGACAAATGTGAGCAAATTGAACCCAGCAGCTGAGTCTATATATGAGCTTTACGAGGAACCAACTTCACTGGACGAGCCTACTTCGATTTGGAAAGACATAGTTTTAAACCCTTCAAGACCAGGCATACTTTTGGAGCTCAAAGCTTCCATTCAAAGAATCGAAAATTCAGGCAACAATGAAACACAATAACAATTATAACGTAGCCTTTATGGTTAactaaattgattatttattagAACTTACAAGTATCAGAGTTCCTATAAAAACATTCTCTTTGATCAATATTGTGAATATTCTTTTtcttaggaaaaataaatttatcattagTGATGGAATCAAGATAAAATATTATAaggttaaatttaaataataataaatctaaCAAAATGCAATAACATTCCTTTAGAAGTGTTAAGCTCAATAATCACCAAGAGGGGTAGAGGCGAATTTGGGGGGGTTGGTAGGGCCCCGACCCCctgtaaaatgaaaaattattatttaggctctcaatttttttaaaaattttaaattagtaaaggtaaaattacactttacccccctaaaattataaaaatttgatttaatcctttaaactttTTAAAGATAtagattataaaaaattaaaatttcattggCCCCCTAAAAAATTGTTCTGGCTTCGTCTCTGAAGAGGGGGTGAGTtggtgttttaaaaattttaaaaaatatggcaAACAATGGAGACTCAAAAATTTATATTGGTTTAGCCCTAAATTGCTTACTTCCATTACATTAGCTTTCCACAACTAGAGATTTCCTAAATTCACTAGGTTTGAACCTTTCAAGGACAAGATTTAACCTTTACAAAACACCATATTTTCATTAGGAAAGATAGAGCCACTTCCTTTAAGGTTTTCTACCCAAAAACCTTATGCAAACCTTTACAAAGACGAGAAATAAGAACAAAGGATTAAAGATACCTCTCAAAGGTAGATATTGCAATGAGAAAGCTCACTCAATGAAAATACAACACTTGAAAGGAGTAAAGACATGGTTACTGTTAGAGTTATGTGACTCAAATCCttattaaaattgtaacacccctaacccgtatccaccaccaaaatagggttatggaAATGCTACAATAAGTTAACAGAAATAAACAGGTAAAAatcatgtttattataatattatttctcaaatatcaaaaaaaaataattgaattacAATAATAACTTGCATTTACTAAGCTTAAATCGAGCTTAAGGGACTAAAGAAATAATCTTATAACtctcaaggactaatttgaaaacaagtcaggaaattttaagaaaatatgaaaattttcaaaaataagggACATTCGGCTATGTGGAACGCCCCAGACCGTGTGGAACACCCCAAATCGTGTGACTTTCgaagttgagacacacgaccgtgtcccagcccCTGTCTCTACCCTTGCAACTCACTAACTTGATACACACACCCATGTCGTAGGCCGTGTACCTCTTTGACTTGATACACacatgtaacaactcatttttagtgaaattagaatagtggttttgggacgacAAACCCAATGtgagaatatttattttattattactttaatgTCTACGGAATATTAGTAAggtcatataaaaatttcgttaagaaatttcgacgtttgcatgcttaattaagtaaaaaggactaaaccaTAAAAGATGCAaattttgagttctataagttaaaggtactaaatggatatgaaattaaatggttaaaggatttaagtggtaattatacaatttttattatgaatggacaaatatggacattaaataggtgttttatatgttaattataaggttatttaagtaaattgataaatatgttaactaaaaaattaaagaaaaagctatcatcttCCTTAAGGACATATTCCATTGAAATTTAACCTAAGAAACACCATTTTTAACATCTCAAGCATTCAGTCATCTCTTCCTCTTGCATGTAAGTATTTTTCATCCtgcttttaataatttctatgtttttgaagttgttgtagcttaatctagctagcccagggactaatttgcaaaatttttaaaattttatggtttttccatgaatgtgttcatgtgatttttgatgtttaatggaagaaaatgcaTCTTTGTTGATAAAtgaataacttttacaaagtgaatattgttcaaaatgtcaaatagggatgtATTTGTAAAATGTGTATATACATGGTGAAaattgtgaaattatgaattgtATGAGTTGCTATGGACCTATATTGAATTCATCTAGCTTGGGTAGGGATGAAAttgcttgaatttcaatttatgagcttaaggactaatttgtaaaggaatcaaaacattaggggcaaaagcataattttacaaaaatatgaattttggattgaattgaatagaatgaatattgaatgaattgaatttgcttatctagatcaagttaagccttgtatggatttagatcgagggaaaaataatgTGTCGGACTAGTCGGTCTTATTTCATCGtttttgtgatcgaggtaagttcacatGTTTAAATAGTGttttaatgtatttgatttaaatgctatTTCATTAATTATCATATTATGCTTCAACGAAAAATCCAACGACGTTACAACGACTCTTGAGCCCTGTTTggaccttaggaatatataggatacgaatgacatgtcattagggttaccatgtttagggtgctggtcttgaatgtcctaccgatggctaagtTTCGAAATTTGTTACGGAtacttgtcagcttgtgtgagtggcATTTTACAGCTACATTCCGaacgtcagcttgtgtgagtaggcctatTTATGGCTCATATGAGCGATTACATAAAGGAAAATGAAAGGAATGGTTTCGACCATAtgttagcacactttgtgtgagcttcccATGTATTcaatattattctaagtggttcaatcgGCATGTAAAGGGATGAACTGGTAAGGGTTCCGATTGATTATGCTATGAAATTATGGAAATGTATGAAGTATTGATGAATAAAGTATGTATAGCCATGTTATGAAAAGTATGAATTCATATGTATTACGATTATGAAATTTACCTTACCATGTGATGAATTTGGCTAAGTTATGTGATTAAGCACTAACTTGTGTTGTTggtgatgcttaggcttgtgcaaAGCTTGTGTTGGATTGATTCATGTCTATTTTTATgattatgcattgaaatggtaagctttgttcatgatttatgaacttactaagcattatatgcttatgtCATTTTTCTTTcatatgttttatagattatcggaagctcgatcggTTTGGTTGCTCGTcgaagacctatcacactatcgagcgaCTATATTGGTAGGTTTTGATATTctgagtcatggttataatggcatgtataggtgaatgATGTTTGGTGAGATGGTcattatgtttggcttgtaaatattgtaTTATGGGGGATGAACTTTTGgcattttaatgttttgatggtTGGTGTTGAAATGGTTAAGTGAATTTATGTTTTGAATGACCAATTTGGTATGTTGAGTTGTGGTTTGGCATATGGTCAATTGCGCTATGGCTTGGTATGAAAATAGGTAGTTGTGTGTGGTTAATTTATGCCCAAATATGTTTATGTTTTGGTTGATTTGATGcattgtgattgaggtgccttttggcatattggttgtatggatgAATGGAGCAATGATTTAGTCATTGTTGTGCATGTTTTAAGTATGTTTTTAAGGTTTGAATGTATGTGTAATTGGTTTATGGGATAATGCTTGATTAGGGTGAAGGAAATGGCTTGAAattggcctatttcttgtccacacgacctaagacacggacacatggccatgcgacatggccgtatgtcccctgtaggtttcaaagggttgcaagtcagacAGTTACATGGCCTAGTACATGGACTAGCAcacatgtaatagcccgattt
The Gossypium arboreum isolate Shixiya-1 chromosome 10, ASM2569848v2, whole genome shotgun sequence genome window above contains:
- the LOC108477645 gene encoding calmodulin calcium-dependent NAD kinase-like; its protein translation is MHQENGHGKSFRTPVVAAFFIGVVVAAAAAAYNRRKSKAVKEDHQSIIVPLLVRTESGRVGNLERFSHYVARQLGIKDANECPKLCKLAHNYLKNPKECEIKMFEYFGNEAEAENLYVKLMEEFERYILCYFAFHWRRASDIVTQVLKVESDKETKLKNFVMAATRNKRFERVTKDLKVTRVFSTLVEEMKAIGRVEDDSTYTEVMVPMAHSQRSPVLLFMGGGMGAGKSTVLKDILKESFWGGAAANAVVVEADAFKETDVIFRALASRGHHHDMLQTAELVHQSSTDAASSLLVTALNEGRDVVMDGTLSWEPFVEQTIAMARNVHKHQYRMGVGYKVDEDGTIIENYWEQVQEQQNADETHRKPYRIELVGVVCDAYLAVVRGIRRAIMVKRAVRVKSQLKSHKMFASAFPIYCQLVDNARLYCTNALGGPPKLIAWKDGENKLLIDPDEIKCLTNVSKLNPAAESIYELYEEPTSLDEPTSIWKDIVLNPSRPGILLELKASIQRIENSGNNETQ